The following coding sequences are from one Drosophila gunungcola strain Sukarami chromosome 3L unlocalized genomic scaffold, Dgunungcola_SK_2 000014F, whole genome shotgun sequence window:
- the LOC128260096 gene encoding cationic amino acid transporter 4 — protein MPSSRRAILKHILSGICTKMNRTKSVPTDVMETPLNRCLNTFDIALLGIGHMVGAGIYVLTGTVAKEMAGPGIILSFILAGFISMMAALCYAEFGTRVPKAGSAYVYTYISMGEFWAFVIGWNILLEHMLGAASVARAWSGYVDSMLGGWIGNTTLELTGGIHEPGLAQYPDILAFLVCIVYAAALAGGVKATAMFNSLLTLVNIAVMVLVISVGFWYADSKNWSEAEGGFLPYGIGGVIAGAATCFYAFVGFDSIATSGEEAKNPSISIPVATVISLFVVTVGYILVSAALTLMIPISEINPAASLPEAFGQLNLSWAKYLISIGALCGMTTTLLGSLFALPRCMYAMASDGLLFSCFGKINPTTQVPLLNLVVSGVLSACLALVFDLAKLVEFMSIGTLLAYTIVSASVIILRYRPMERIHTTIRVPAVAGSPDDDDDDDDDEDVASQSSMDTSSPTSEMIEEVLAGRLKAQFRCLEPLLGRFEPGSVVSVAVMLFIFLSFAICVELKVSWTQLYTGTWWALLIYGFIIFAASTCVAVIAVHNQNTRGMIFKVPLVPFVPALGIFCNILLMVHLDAVTWVRFFVWVCIGMVVYFLYGIRNSKEGEICSSYSILMTTSEAGKVPWGSFKAASGGKKGGKHTIFERFTGRSKAEDKKSIVEESENETSGYS, from the exons ATGCCGAGCTCCAGACGTGCCATTCTGAAGCACATATTGTCGGGAATATGCACCAAAATGAATCGCACCAAGTCGGTGCCCACTGACGTCATGGAAACGCCGCTCAACCGATGCCTCAACACCTTCGACATCGCTCTGTTGG GAATTGGCCATATGGTTGGCGCTGGCATCTACGTGCTGACCGGAACGGTGGCCAAGGAAATGGCCGGACCCGGCATCATATTGTCCTTCATCCTGGCCGGCTTTATATCCATGATGGCTGCCCTGTGCTATGCGGAATTCGGAACACGGGTGCCCAAGGCGGGATCCGCGTATGTGTACACGTACATCTCGATGGGTGAGTTCTGGGCCTTCGTCATCGGCTGGAACATCCTGCTGGAGCACATGCTGGGAGCAGCATCGGTGGCCCGGGCCTGGAGTGGCTACGTGGACTCGATGCTGGGTGGTTGGATTGGTAACACCACGCTGGAGCTGACTGGTGGGATCCACGAGCCCGGTCTGGCCCAGTATCCGGACATCCTGGCCTTCCTGGTCTGCATCGTGTATGCGGCTGCCCTGGCCGGAGGCGTGAAGGCCACGGCCATGTTCAACAGTCTGCTCACCCTGGTCAATATAGCCGTGATGGTGCTGGTCATCAGCGTGGGATTCTGGTATGCGGACAGCAAGAACTGGTCCGAGGCGGAGGGCGGATTCCTGCCCTACGGCATTGGGGGAGTCATCGCGGGAGCGGCCACCTGTTTCTACGCCTTTGTCGGCTTCGATTCGATAGCCACATCGGGGGAGGAGGCCAAGAACCCATCGATCTCCATACCCGTGGCCACGGTGATCTCCCTGTTCGTGGTGACTGTTGGCTACATCCTGGTGAGTGCCGCCCTCACCCTCATGATTCCCATCAGCGAGATCAATCCGGCTGCTTCGCTGCCGGAGGCCTTTGGCCAACTGAACCTGTCCTGGGCCAAGTACCTGATCTCCATTGGAGCGCTGTGTGGCATGACCACCACGCTGCTGGGATCGCTATTCGCTCTGCCGCGCTGCATGTACGCCATGGCCTCGGACGGGCTGCTCTTCAGTTGCTTCGGCAAGATCAACCCCACCACCCAGGTACCGCTGCTCAACCTGGTGGTTTCCGGCGTGCTGAGTGCCTGTCTCGCCCTGGTCTTCGACCTGGCCAAGCTGGTGGAGTTCATGTCGATAGGCACCCTGCTGGCCTACACCATCGTCTCGGCCAGTGTGATCATCTTGCGGTACAGACCCATGGAGCGGATCCACACGACGATCAGGGTGCCAGCGGTGGCCGGAAGTcccgacgacgacgacgacgacgatgacgatgaggaTGTGGCGTCGCAGTCCAGCATGGACACGTCCTCGCCCACAAGCGAGATGATCGAGGAGGTGCTGGCGGGCAGGCTGAAGGCGCAGTTCAGGTGCCTGGAACCTCTGCTGGGGCGCTTTGAACCCGGTTCCGTGGTCTCCGTGGCCGTTATGCTGTTCATCTTTCTGAGCTTCGCCATCTGTGTGGAGCTGAAGGTGTCGTGGACGCAACTCTACACGGGCACCTGGTGGGCCTTGCTCATCTATGGATTCATCATCTTCGCGGCCAGCACCTGTGTGGCCGTAATAGCTGTCCACAACCAGAACACCCGTGGCATGATCTTCAAAGTACCCCTGGTCCCCTTCGTTCCGGCCCTGGGAATCTTCTGTAACATCCTGCTGATGGTCCATCTGGATGCCGTGACCTGGGTGAGGTTCTTCGTCTGGGTCTGCATCGGAATGGTGGTGTACTTCCTCTACGGGATACGGAACAGCAAAGAGGGCGAGATCTGCTCCTCGTACTCCATTCTGATGACCACCTCGGAGGCTGGGAAGGTTCCGTGGGGATCGTTCAAGGCGGCATCCGGTGGCAAAAAGGGCGGAAAGCACACCATCTTCGAGAGATTTACGGGTCGCAGCAAGGCGGAGGACAAGAAATCCATTGTGGAGGAGAGCGAAAACGAAACCTCCGGCTATTCCTAA
- the LOC128260002 gene encoding tribbles — protein sequence MDNSSSQNSRTASAATNKIVNYSPASPTVASTSSSSSMSSNQEDTTVLGLFTPKKEFPNAKMLQTIREKLLTPGGACDLLALGIAAEPTDQQPVKLIQQRYLISAQPSHISAAVAAKTPASYRHLVDLTASNLRCVDIFTGEQFLCRIVNEPLHKVQRAYFQLQQQDEELRRSTIYGHSLIRPVHDIVPLSKDRTYILIAPVPQERDSTGGVAGVYENLHTYIRHEKRLCETEARAIFHQICQTVQVCHRNGIILRDLKLKRFYFIDEARTKLQYESLEGSMILDGDDDTLSDKIGCPLYTAPELLCPQPTYKGKPADMWSLGVILYTMLVGQYPFYEKANCHLITVIRHGNVQIPMTLSKSVRWLLLSLLRKDFTERMTASHIFLTPWLREQRPFHMYLPVNVEVAEDWSDAEEEAEGAAADAMDEEEGGLCPLGNKHEYEDIGVEPLDYTRTALQMAQNANGLSTEPEPDTDVDMG from the exons ATGGATAACAGTAGCAGCCAAAATAGCAGAACAGCGTCAGCGGCAACCAACAAAATAGTCAACTATTCACCGGCCTCGCCAACAGTCGCGTCcacctccagcagcagcagcatgagCTCCAACCAGGAGGACACCACTGTACTTGGTCTGTTCACGCCCAAAAAGGAATTTCCCAATGCCAAGATGCTTCAGACCATCCGCGAGAAGCTATTGACTCCGGGCGGCGCCTGTGACCTTTTGGCCCTAGGAATTGCTGCGGAACCCACGGATCAGCAGCCCGTCAAGCTGATCCAACAGCGTTATCTGATCAGTGCCCAGCCTAGTCACATATCGGCCGCCGTGGCCGCCAAGACGCCCGCGTCGTATCGCCACCTGGTCGATCTCACCGCCTCCAATCTGCGCTGCGTGGACATCTTTACTGGGGAGCAGTTTCTCTGCAGGATTGTCAACGAGCCGCTCCATAAGGTGCAGCGGGCCTATTttcaactgcagcagcaggatGAGGAGCTGCGCAGAAGCACCATCTACGGTCACTCGTTGATCCGACCCGTGCATGACATAGTGCCTCTGTCCAAGGATCGCACCTACATACTCATTGCCCCGGTTCCGCAGGAGAGGGACTCCACGGGCGGAGTGGCCGGAGTGTACGAAAATCTGCACACCTATATCCGCCACGAGAAGCGACTGTGCGAAACGGAGGCGAGGGCCATATTCCATCAGATCTGTCAAACCGTCCAGGTGTGCCACCGCAATGGGATTATCCTCAGGGACCTCAAGCTCAAGCGGTTCTACTTCATCGACGAGGCCAG AACTAAACTTCAGTATGAATCACTGGAGGGCTCAATGATCCTCGACGGCGATGATGACACCCTAAGCGACAAGATTGGCTGCCCACTGTACACCGCTCCGGAATTACTTTGTCCCCAGCCGACGTACAAGGGCAAGCCGGCAGACATGTGGTCGCTGGGAGTGATCCTGTACACGATGCTGGTGGGTCAGTATCCGTTTTACGAGAAGGCCAACTGCCACCTCATCACGGTGATCCGGCACGGCAACGTCCAGATACCCATGACGCTTTCCAAGTCGGTGCGCTGGCTCTTGCTGTCGCTGCTGCGGAAGGATTTCACGGAACGCATGACCGCCAGCCACATCTTCCTGACACCGTGGCTGCGGGAGCAGCGTCCCTTCCACATGTACCTGCCCGTCAACGTGGAGGTGGCCGAGGACTGGAGCGACGCGGAGGAGGAGGCCGAAGGCGCAGCTGCCGATGCGATGGACGAGGAGGAGGGCGGACTCTGTCCGCTGGGCAACAAGCACGAGTACGAGGACATCGGCGTGGAGCCGCTGGACTACACTCGCACCGCACTCCAGATGGCCCAGAATGCCAACGGGCTCTCCACGGAACCCGAACCTGACACGGACGTGGACATGGGTTGA
- the LOC128260007 gene encoding F-box/WD repeat-containing protein 4: MHDQLLKLTDLTVDCLLHIFEYCSEGDLLCLSLANRFLANIIDNYIFYSQSIDLLLCGHRDRPRIEQRNRTRLSNYDRIQVSKNWVNGTYFERPYFHHAQMFPTKLCLEADALYITHAGYLRKYRRSSCDALLRRFEEEISTSTHSDISDFVKKEDTIFAGRVCGSCFLYDENGITEQRMHPANEYLYCVDFVKDLYATSTDNCCKLWQRSQEFGLTHFDMVMKLPHAFKALELSSDGQWLYGGLYTDEGRRALRAVHVESGEELVFNSNTRSIYDLKMKDDHVIFTANFDTTFRMFDRRIDRDVAIWEDPFDCSFYSLEYDGLYAALVGTNRHARVNLYDIRMQKYVQLYFPGRTRQHNGLSPVYSLACDSQYMFVATDHNLRVFDFKSNCGIQRDYSNINGLMKRKL; this comes from the exons ATGCATGATCAGCTTTTAAAGCTGACAGATCTCACAGTCGACTGTTTGCTGCATATTTTTGAATACTGCTCAGAGGGGGATCTCCTTTGCCTGAGCTTGGCCAACCGATTTTTGGCGAACATAATAGACAACTACATTTTCTACTCACAGTCCATTGACTTGCTGCTCTGTGGCCACCGGGATAGACCGAGAATCGAGCAGAG AAACCGAACCCGCTTGAGCAACTATGACCGCATCCAGGTGTCAAAGAACTGGGTTAATGGTACCTACTTCGAACGCCCCTACTTCCACCATGCACAAATGTTCCCCACGAAACTGTGCCTGGAGGCGGACGCCCTGTACATTACCCATGCGGGCTACCTGCGGAAGTACCGGCGCTCCAGCTGCGATGCCCTGCTCCGTCGATTCGAGGAGGAGATCAGCACGTCCACCCACAGCGACATCTCCGATTTCGTTAAGAAAGAGGACACCATATTCGCGGGACGAGTATGTGGATCGTGCTTCCTTTACGACGAGAATGGCATCACGGAACAAAGGATGCATCCGGCCAACGAGTATCTGTACTGCGTGGACTTTGTCAAAGATCTGTACGCCACCAGCACCGATAACTGCTGCAAACTGTGGCAGCGATCCCAGGAGTTCGGACTGACGCACTTCGACATGGTGATGAAGCTGCCGCATGCCTTCAAGGCCTTGGAACTGAGTTCAGACGGCCAGTGGCTTTATGGGGGTCTCTACACGGACGAGGGACGCCGGGCCCTGAGGGCCGTCCACGTGGAAAG TGGCGAGGAATTGGTATTCAACTCCAACACAAGATCCATTTACGACCTAAAAATGAAAGATGACCATGTTATTTTCACGGCCAACTTTGATACGACGTTTCGAATGTTTGACCGTCGCATCGATCGCGATGTAGCAATTTGGGAGGATCCGTTCGACTGTTCCTTTTATTCGCTGGAGTACGATGGACTGTATGCGGCGCTGGTCGGCACCAACAGACATGCACGAGTCAACCTCTACGATATAAGAATGCAGAAATATGTTCAACTATACTTCCCGGGCCGAACGCGGCAGCACAATGGTCTATCGCCCGTGTACAGCCTCGCCTGTGATAGCCAATATATGTTTGTGGCCACCGATCACAACCTGCGAGTCTTTGACTTCAAGTCCAATTGTGGCATTCAGAGGGACTACAGCAACATCAATGGGCTAATGAAGAGAAAACTATGA